A single window of Candoia aspera isolate rCanAsp1 chromosome 3, rCanAsp1.hap2, whole genome shotgun sequence DNA harbors:
- the CCNDBP1 gene encoding cyclin-D1-binding protein 1, producing MHPQPARSLGRTRGGGQETRAEKTRTRGAPGGPCTGEPPVSSRGAPFRERPSGRPPPARGPEAPPPGLSQRSDFLAPSGGAGESYVPGCRELLAMEALREALREALAGLRGGGGGGGEDFDRGRFWEALAQAFQAASREATQLSLAAARAPACEQLSKEVCNAVIGATSVYYQLPKSQGKTLNDAVRCATIQVVEGMIQLIEVILRTPRESLSQEQLISTGGIWEACDRVSCLPHDNQAAVALATSSCLELVKDALEEMEQMQAEGGGSPGDLLEDGELGFLENRNLSWSDAERQLLGPCKGLVKATKAGLRKVLGAIRTHGKVDTEEQVAQLDALADAVAELSPSVDELVLSLCPPVNQLTLRLNAGKLASVLMKMLEIARTSHICPPSEESWVQFLGGAVDHNMDKIKGFTQGLLGDPGPAGEDRSAGEVLGGAWANGQP from the exons C CAGCCCGCTCGTTCTCTGGGCCGGACGCGAGGCGGCGGCCAAGAGACCCGGGCCGAGAAGACTCGCACCCGGGGGGCTCCGGGCGGCCCGTGCACAGGGGAGCCCCCGGTTTCCTCCCGGGGAGCTCCTTTCCGTGAGAGGCCCTCCGGGCGACCCCCCCCCGCGCGAGGGCCGGAAGCGCCTCCGCCCGGACTCTCCCAGCGGTCGGACTTCCTCGCTCCTTCCGGCGGGGCCGGGGAGTCTTACGTCCCGGGGTGCCGCGAGCTGCTCGCCATGGAGGCGCTGCGGGAGGCCCTGCGAGAGGCGCTGGCGGGGctgcggggcggcggcggcggcggcggcgaggatTTCGACCGGGGCCGCTTCTGGGAGGCGCTGG CGCAAGCCTTCCAGGCCGCCTCGCGGGAAGCCACGCAGCTCAGCCTGGCCGCCGCCCGAGCGCCG GCATGTGAGCAGCTGAGCAAAGAGGTGTGCAATGCTGTCATCGGAGCTACCTCGGTATATTACCAGCTCCCAAAGAGCcaag GGAAAACCCTGAACGACGCTGTCCGCTGTGCCACGATCCAAGTGGTGGAGGGGATGATTCAGCTCATAGAGGTTATCCTTCGGACTCCCCGGGAAAG CCTATCTCAGGAGCAGCTTATCTCGACTGGAGGCATCTGGGAGGCCTGTGATCGAGTTTCCTGCCTGCCGCACG ACAACCAGGCAGCAGTTGCGTTGGCCACTTCTTCCTGTCTGGAACTTGTCAAGGATGCGCTGGAGGAGATGGAGCAG ATGCAGGCTGAGGGAGGAGGGTCTCCTGGTGACCTGCTGGAGGATGGAGAGCTGGGCTTCCTGGAAAATAGGAACCTTTCCTGGTCAGATGCTGAGCGGCAGCTGCTGGGCCCCTGCAAGGGGCTGGTGAAGGCCACCAAAGCTGGCTTGAGGAAAGTGCTGGGGGCCATAAGGACTCATGGCAAGGTGGACACGGAGGAGCAGGTGGCTCAGCTGGATGCCCTGGCCGATGCGGTGGCTGAGCTCAGCCCCAG CGTAGATGAACTGGTGCTGAGCCTCTGTCCGCCTGTGAACCAGCTCACTCTGCGGCTGAAT GCTGGGAAACTGGCTTCCGTGTTAATGAAGATGCTGGAAATCGCCAG GACGAGCCACATCTGCCCTCCCTCTGAAGAGAGCTGGGTGCAGTTCCTGGGTGGAGCAGTGGATCACAACATGGACAAGATCAAGGGCTTCACCCAAGGCCTGCTCGGAGACCCTGGCCCAGCAGGGGAGGACCGGTCTGCGGGAGAAGTCTTGGGAGGCGCCTGGGCAAATGGGCAGCCGTAG